One window from the genome of Echinicola vietnamensis DSM 17526 encodes:
- a CDS encoding class I SAM-dependent methyltransferase produces MKNTDHKKEKEFIPALSYNFLTGLYDTTIRLTMPEKKFRSELIDRIKPEPHEQIFEFGFGTGANLAIASSRSPNSSIFGLDIDPKVREIAFSKLKDKDILVELQLYNGGIFPYDDAVFDKAYSCLVFHQLDDETKAHCFSEIYRVLKPGGKLIIGDWGKAKNRWMRTVFYTVQLLDGFKTTTANVKGLLPD; encoded by the coding sequence ATGAAAAACACAGACCATAAAAAAGAAAAGGAATTCATCCCTGCATTAAGCTATAATTTCCTTACCGGCCTTTATGATACCACCATAAGACTGACCATGCCTGAAAAGAAATTTAGAAGCGAACTAATAGACCGTATAAAGCCCGAACCTCATGAGCAAATTTTTGAGTTTGGCTTTGGCACAGGGGCTAATCTGGCGATTGCCTCTTCACGGTCTCCCAACTCTTCAATTTTCGGATTAGACATTGACCCTAAAGTACGGGAGATTGCCTTTTCAAAGCTCAAAGACAAAGACATTCTGGTTGAACTCCAACTCTACAATGGGGGCATTTTTCCGTATGATGATGCTGTTTTTGACAAGGCCTACAGTTGTCTGGTATTTCATCAGTTAGATGATGAAACTAAAGCGCATTGTTTCAGTGAAATCTACCGGGTTCTAAAGCCCGGAGGCAAGCTCATCATTGGCGATTGGGGCAAGGCAAAGAACCGATGGATGCGCACAGTTTTTTACACCGTGCAGCTTCTGGACGGTTTCAAAACCACCACAGCCAATGTGAAGGGCTTGCTGCCGGATTAA
- a CDS encoding DUF3347 domain-containing protein — protein MKNTILIVSMALVSFGVFAQHDHGSHDEKKEMSQKMEPMFKDKKLGIAYGHYIHLKEALVASQMNEAKKAATKLEASLGSEDNWQEAKAEAAKVVSATTLDGQRKAFASLSNEMASLVKSGELSMGEVYLEYCPMANNNAGAYWLSNQKEIKNPYFGDKMLKCGSVKETIN, from the coding sequence ATGAAAAACACAATTCTAATAGTTTCAATGGCTTTAGTAAGCTTTGGAGTATTTGCGCAACACGATCACGGTAGTCATGATGAAAAAAAGGAAATGAGCCAAAAGATGGAGCCTATGTTCAAAGACAAAAAATTGGGTATTGCTTACGGCCATTATATCCACTTGAAAGAAGCCCTGGTCGCTTCACAGATGAATGAGGCCAAAAAGGCTGCAACCAAACTGGAAGCGTCTTTAGGCTCCGAAGATAACTGGCAGGAAGCTAAGGCGGAGGCGGCAAAGGTGGTTTCAGCTACTACTTTGGATGGCCAGCGCAAAGCTTTCGCTTCGTTGAGTAATGAAATGGCCTCTTTAGTAAAAAGTGGTGAACTTTCTATGGGTGAAGTGTACCTGGAGTATTGCCCCATGGCAAATAACAATGCCGGTGCCTATTGGCTATCCAATCAAAAGGAAATCAAAAACCCATACTTCGGTGACAAAATGCTGAAGTGCGGGAGTGTAAAAGAGACAATAAACTAA
- a CDS encoding efflux RND transporter periplasmic adaptor subunit, whose amino-acid sequence MNANKKIIIVALSTLAIGLLLGWLIFGGSSSESKMDDEHQHTTEIAGETVWTCSMHPQIRQSEPGDCPICGMDLIPLEDDQDEVLDPMAVSMSPTAMQLADIRTATVGTMDPVKTVRLNGKVQEDERLVSSQSSHIPGRIERLNVNFTGEYVRRGQVIAYIYSPDLVTAQEELFEAQKIKDTQPQLFKSARAKLKNWKLSDGQIDKILESGTPSDEFPITADISGYVLSKNVNVGDYIKRGEPIYEIANLSRVWVLFDVYESDMPWINKGDQVRFTVQSLPGQTFESKISFLDPVINPKTRVAKARVEVPNKDNQLKPEMFASGTVEATLPKKSNNVIVPKTAVMWTGKRSVVYVKNTSGSGVSFMMRDVTLGPGLGDSFIVESGLEEGEEIAVNGTFSIDAAAQLVGKPSMMNPEGGPAMTGHNHGGMDMPASSGQVKKKETEPVSISQKAKEALRPLYTEYLKFKDALTADEFDQAQKAASDLKTTLDKVNMSAFTGESHNAWMSYSSDLKNALQHVQHLKTIAELRTTFQQVSEGMIAMTKAFNPLDQTLYVQFCPMADNNKGANWLSTEEEIRNPYFGESMLTCGEVEENIK is encoded by the coding sequence ATGAACGCGAATAAAAAAATAATAATCGTAGCACTGTCAACACTGGCAATAGGGTTATTGCTGGGTTGGTTGATTTTTGGTGGTTCATCATCTGAGAGTAAAATGGATGATGAGCACCAGCACACGACAGAAATAGCCGGAGAGACCGTATGGACCTGCTCTATGCACCCACAGATCCGTCAGAGTGAACCCGGAGACTGTCCTATTTGTGGAATGGACCTCATTCCTTTGGAGGATGATCAGGATGAAGTACTTGACCCAATGGCAGTAAGTATGTCGCCTACCGCCATGCAACTAGCTGATATTAGAACTGCCACTGTGGGTACCATGGATCCAGTGAAAACAGTTAGATTAAACGGGAAGGTACAGGAAGATGAGCGGCTTGTTTCCTCTCAATCCAGTCACATTCCAGGTAGAATTGAACGACTGAATGTTAACTTCACAGGTGAATATGTGCGCAGGGGACAGGTAATTGCCTATATCTATTCGCCTGATTTAGTTACTGCTCAGGAGGAATTGTTTGAAGCGCAAAAAATCAAAGATACACAACCACAATTATTTAAATCAGCCCGGGCAAAACTCAAAAACTGGAAGCTTTCAGACGGTCAGATAGATAAAATATTAGAAAGTGGTACCCCTTCCGATGAATTTCCAATTACGGCAGACATTTCAGGCTATGTGTTGAGCAAAAATGTTAATGTGGGTGACTACATCAAGCGAGGGGAACCTATTTATGAGATTGCAAATTTATCACGCGTATGGGTGCTGTTTGATGTGTATGAGTCGGATATGCCCTGGATAAATAAGGGAGACCAGGTGCGGTTTACAGTTCAATCACTCCCGGGCCAAACGTTTGAAAGCAAGATAAGCTTTTTAGATCCGGTAATTAATCCAAAAACCCGGGTAGCCAAGGCCCGGGTAGAAGTGCCCAATAAAGACAATCAGCTAAAACCTGAAATGTTTGCATCCGGTACGGTAGAAGCTACATTGCCGAAAAAGTCCAACAATGTTATCGTTCCGAAAACAGCCGTAATGTGGACGGGTAAACGCTCTGTAGTCTATGTGAAAAATACCTCCGGCAGTGGAGTAAGTTTCATGATGCGTGATGTAACGCTTGGGCCGGGTTTAGGTGACAGCTTTATTGTGGAGAGTGGCCTGGAGGAAGGTGAGGAAATAGCCGTGAATGGTACCTTCAGTATAGACGCAGCGGCTCAACTGGTAGGGAAACCGAGCATGATGAACCCTGAAGGTGGCCCGGCCATGACAGGCCATAATCATGGGGGTATGGACATGCCCGCTTCGTCAGGCCAGGTCAAGAAAAAAGAGACTGAGCCAGTGTCAATTAGTCAGAAGGCGAAAGAAGCATTGCGGCCCCTTTATACTGAATACCTCAAATTTAAGGATGCCTTAACGGCCGATGAATTTGATCAGGCTCAAAAAGCCGCTTCCGATCTCAAAACAACACTGGATAAGGTGAATATGTCTGCTTTTACCGGTGAGTCACACAATGCCTGGATGAGCTATAGCAGTGACCTGAAAAATGCATTGCAACATGTTCAGCACCTTAAAACGATAGCCGAACTACGCACTACATTTCAGCAGGTATCTGAAGGAATGATTGCCATGACCAAAGCCTTTAATCCATTGGATCAGACACTGTACGTTCAGTTTTGCCCAATGGCAGATAATAACAAAGGAGCTAACTGGCTAAGCACCGAAGAGGAGATCCGCAATCCCTACTTCGGGGAATCTATGCTCACTTGTGGGGAGGTAGAGGAAAATATCAAGTAA
- a CDS encoding TolC family protein: MKIIVNIVILVFLGTSVSQAQVLDDYFKIAAENNPGLQAKYREFEAAIQKVEQVNTLPDPNFSFGYFISPVETRVGPQKARFSLTQMFPWFGTLRAQGNAAALMAEAKYQAFLDARNRLYYQVAAAYYPLYELNQWKEIERENIEILESYKTITNKKFENGVGTMVDFLRVDIMLKDATTNLSILNDKEAPLLTRFNKLLNREEDALVTVEDSLVAQALPDNFRKDSLLTNNPVLEELDLKIASSEASEEVAYKQGLPKFGLGLDYVLVGERTDLASDMAAPQGNGKNAMMPMVSVSIPIFRSKYKAAVKEAQLMQESYSLQKEDFANTLTSSYEMAWFEIQQQQELIDLYDQQIQESIQALNLLFTAYSNSGNEFEEVLRMQQQLLKYEKMKATAETQYQIALAKLNYLTAKTY; encoded by the coding sequence ATGAAGATTATTGTAAATATTGTAATACTTGTTTTTCTCGGAACCAGCGTAAGTCAGGCGCAGGTCCTGGATGACTATTTTAAAATAGCAGCGGAAAACAATCCGGGTCTACAAGCGAAATATCGGGAATTTGAAGCGGCCATACAGAAGGTGGAGCAGGTAAATACTTTACCGGACCCTAATTTCTCTTTTGGTTATTTCATTTCACCGGTGGAAACGAGGGTAGGACCACAAAAGGCAAGGTTTTCCCTAACGCAGATGTTCCCCTGGTTTGGGACGCTACGGGCACAGGGAAATGCCGCAGCTTTAATGGCGGAAGCAAAATATCAAGCCTTCTTAGACGCTCGGAATAGGTTGTATTACCAAGTGGCAGCGGCCTATTATCCGCTTTATGAACTTAATCAATGGAAAGAGATTGAGCGGGAGAATATTGAAATACTGGAGTCTTATAAAACCATTACCAACAAAAAGTTTGAAAATGGAGTGGGTACGATGGTTGACTTCTTGCGTGTGGATATTATGTTGAAAGACGCCACTACAAACCTTTCCATTCTGAACGATAAGGAAGCTCCTCTGCTGACCCGGTTTAATAAACTACTCAACAGAGAGGAGGACGCATTGGTAACCGTAGAGGATTCACTCGTTGCTCAAGCCTTGCCTGATAATTTCAGAAAGGACTCTTTGCTTACGAACAACCCGGTATTGGAAGAACTGGACTTAAAAATAGCCTCCAGTGAGGCAAGTGAGGAGGTCGCTTACAAACAAGGACTTCCAAAGTTTGGTCTGGGCCTTGACTATGTGTTGGTTGGAGAACGTACGGATTTAGCCTCCGACATGGCTGCTCCGCAAGGCAATGGCAAAAATGCGATGATGCCTATGGTTTCCGTTAGCATTCCCATTTTCAGGAGTAAATACAAAGCCGCTGTTAAAGAAGCGCAACTCATGCAGGAAAGCTATTCACTCCAAAAAGAGGATTTTGCCAATACCCTTACGTCAAGCTACGAAATGGCCTGGTTTGAAATTCAGCAACAGCAAGAATTGATTGATCTATACGATCAGCAAATTCAGGAATCCATTCAGGCTTTAAATCTATTATTTACGGCTTACAGTAATTCAGGAAATGAATTTGAAGAGGTACTGCGTATGCAGCAACAGCTTTTAAAATATGAAAAGATGAAGGCAACGGCCGAAACACAATATCAAATTGCCCTTGCTAAACTCAATTACTTAACCGCAAAAACATATTAA
- a CDS encoding efflux RND transporter permease subunit has translation MLNKIIKYFLENKLVTVLILIGFIAWGIVTAPFGWQIGALPSDPVPVDAIPDIGENQQIVFTQWQGRSPQDIEDQISYPLTTYLLGIPGVKSIRSSSIFGFSSIFIIFSEDIEFYWSRSRILEKLSSLPSGLLPEGVQPALGPDATALGQVYWYTIEGRDKDGNPTGGWDLHEIRTVQDFYVKYGLNATEGVSEVASIGGFVQEYQIDVNPDALKAYDIPLHRVMQAVQKSNKDVGAKTIEINQAEYLVRGLGYIKKVEDIEKAVVAVQENVPVRIKDIGVVTLGPSTRRGLLDKDGAEVVGGVVVARYGANPLQVINNVKDKIKEIAPGLPKKTLADGRESQLTIVPFYDRSELIYETLGTLEEAISLQVLITILVVIVMVYNLRASFLISSILPIAVLMVFIAMRYFGVDANIVALSGIAIAIGTMVDLGVILSENIIKHIDEAPPGQKLIDTIYNGASEVGTAILTAVSTTIVSFIPVFTMQAAEGKLFGPLAFTKTFALVAALLVSLLIMPTLAHWFFGFKINNKFLKKYGGYALVLFGILGLFTGQIWGGVLLVLFGTIGILKNIFDTKKANFSKPVLFLYNYAELIIVLIGVTWLLAKYWLPLGASKSLLLNFIFVTLLVGFILGSFTLLEYYYKSILKWCLDNKITFLLIPTFLILLGANVWLGFNTIFGFIPKALDNLGWDVRTTTVWSGLTHTFPGVGKEFMPSLDEGSFLLMPTSMPHSGIEFNRKVVGQLDMLLTNIPEVELTVGKLGRVESALDPAPISMYENVINYKPEYMLSEKGHRIRFKVDKEDRFILNSGDSLSNEEAINRGVVLEELIPDDNGNYFRNWRPQIESPDDIWNEIVKVTKIPGVTSAPKLQPIETRLVMLQTGMRAPMGIKVYGPDLKTIEDFGLQLEEVLKNVPSVKAEAVFADRIVGKPYLHLNINRDEISRYGLNVEDVQQTIETAIGGMKITSTVEGRERFPVRVRYPRELRDDPEALGKILLPTPTGAQIPISQVVDFEYVRGPQAIKSEETFLVGYVLFDKRDGYSEVGVVNDAQAAIQERIDTGDLVVPAGVSYKFSGSYENQVRAEKRLSIIVPLVLGIVFLILYFQFKSVATSLMVFTGIAMAFSGGFIMLWLYGQTWFADFSLFGTNFRDLFQIHTINLSVAVWVGFIALFGIATDDGVLMATYLDQSFNRNKTDSLKGIRAATVEAGQRRIKPAVMTSATTIIALLPILTSTGRGADIMIPMAIPAFGGMFFAAVTFFIVPVLYAMREERKFKKTQS, from the coding sequence ATGCTTAATAAAATCATTAAATACTTTCTTGAGAACAAGTTAGTTACCGTTCTCATCTTAATTGGCTTCATTGCCTGGGGCATTGTGACCGCCCCTTTCGGTTGGCAGATAGGCGCATTACCTTCTGATCCCGTTCCGGTAGATGCTATTCCGGATATAGGAGAAAACCAACAGATTGTCTTTACCCAGTGGCAGGGCCGATCACCACAAGACATAGAAGACCAAATTTCCTATCCGCTGACTACCTATTTATTAGGTATTCCGGGCGTAAAATCTATACGGAGTTCTTCTATATTTGGCTTTTCCAGTATCTTCATTATTTTCAGTGAAGATATAGAGTTTTACTGGTCACGTTCCCGTATCCTTGAGAAACTAAGTTCCTTGCCTTCCGGCTTATTACCGGAAGGGGTCCAGCCTGCACTTGGGCCTGATGCCACTGCGCTGGGCCAGGTGTATTGGTATACCATTGAGGGCAGAGATAAGGATGGAAACCCTACCGGAGGATGGGATCTCCACGAAATCCGTACCGTACAAGACTTCTACGTCAAATATGGATTAAACGCAACAGAAGGCGTTTCGGAAGTGGCTTCTATTGGTGGCTTTGTACAGGAATATCAGATTGATGTTAACCCTGATGCTCTAAAAGCCTATGATATCCCATTGCATAGAGTAATGCAGGCGGTACAGAAATCAAACAAAGACGTGGGGGCTAAAACCATTGAGATCAACCAGGCAGAATATCTGGTACGTGGTTTGGGCTACATCAAAAAAGTAGAAGACATTGAAAAGGCCGTGGTGGCCGTTCAGGAAAATGTTCCCGTCCGTATTAAAGACATTGGTGTAGTCACCTTGGGGCCATCCACCCGTAGAGGTCTGCTGGATAAAGACGGTGCTGAAGTGGTAGGTGGCGTAGTGGTGGCCCGCTATGGTGCCAATCCCTTGCAGGTCATTAACAACGTCAAGGATAAGATCAAAGAAATAGCCCCGGGACTGCCGAAAAAAACGTTGGCAGATGGAAGGGAAAGCCAGTTAACCATCGTTCCGTTTTATGACCGCTCCGAGCTTATTTATGAAACATTGGGAACCCTGGAAGAAGCCATTTCGCTTCAAGTGCTCATTACCATTTTGGTAGTGATCGTGATGGTGTATAATCTCAGGGCTTCATTTCTCATTTCAAGTATCCTGCCCATTGCAGTATTGATGGTGTTTATCGCCATGCGCTATTTTGGTGTAGATGCCAATATAGTTGCACTTTCCGGTATTGCCATTGCCATTGGTACAATGGTGGATTTGGGAGTAATACTTTCCGAAAACATTATTAAACATATAGATGAGGCTCCTCCTGGTCAAAAACTGATAGATACCATTTACAATGGAGCTTCGGAAGTGGGTACTGCTATTCTCACCGCTGTTTCCACCACCATTGTCAGCTTCATTCCGGTATTTACCATGCAAGCAGCTGAAGGAAAGCTCTTTGGACCTTTGGCATTCACAAAGACCTTTGCCCTGGTAGCTGCGCTGTTAGTGAGTCTATTGATCATGCCTACCTTGGCACATTGGTTCTTTGGGTTCAAAATCAATAATAAATTTCTTAAGAAATATGGCGGCTATGCATTAGTACTATTTGGAATTTTAGGGCTCTTCACCGGTCAGATATGGGGTGGCGTATTGCTGGTACTATTTGGTACAATCGGAATTTTAAAGAATATTTTTGACACTAAAAAAGCAAACTTTTCTAAACCTGTATTATTTCTCTACAATTATGCCGAGCTGATCATTGTACTAATTGGCGTAACCTGGCTTTTAGCTAAATACTGGCTACCGCTAGGAGCCTCAAAGTCTCTGTTACTCAACTTTATTTTTGTGACCTTATTGGTAGGATTTATCCTGGGGTCGTTCACGCTTTTAGAATATTACTACAAATCTATATTAAAATGGTGCCTGGATAATAAAATAACTTTTTTATTGATACCTACTTTCTTGATTTTGCTTGGCGCTAATGTTTGGTTGGGTTTTAATACCATTTTCGGGTTTATTCCTAAAGCATTGGACAATCTCGGCTGGGATGTCCGGACAACTACAGTTTGGTCAGGCTTGACCCATACTTTCCCGGGTGTAGGAAAAGAATTTATGCCTTCTCTGGACGAAGGAAGTTTCTTGCTCATGCCCACCTCCATGCCACATTCCGGTATTGAGTTCAACCGTAAAGTAGTTGGTCAGTTGGATATGCTCCTGACCAACATCCCGGAAGTAGAATTAACGGTAGGCAAATTAGGACGGGTAGAATCTGCCCTTGATCCGGCACCTATTTCCATGTACGAAAATGTCATCAACTATAAACCGGAGTACATGCTCAGTGAAAAAGGGCACCGAATAAGGTTCAAAGTTGATAAGGAAGATCGCTTCATACTCAATAGCGGTGATAGCCTTTCTAATGAGGAAGCCATTAACCGAGGTGTTGTTTTGGAGGAACTCATCCCTGATGATAACGGGAATTATTTCCGCAACTGGCGGCCGCAAATTGAATCTCCAGATGATATCTGGAATGAAATTGTTAAGGTCACCAAAATACCGGGAGTAACTTCAGCACCTAAGCTGCAGCCTATTGAAACCCGCTTGGTGATGCTACAAACAGGTATGCGAGCCCCCATGGGTATCAAAGTATATGGTCCGGATCTGAAAACGATAGAAGACTTTGGGCTGCAACTGGAGGAAGTGCTTAAAAATGTTCCTTCGGTAAAAGCGGAAGCCGTGTTTGCCGACAGAATTGTAGGTAAGCCCTATCTTCATCTTAACATCAACAGGGATGAGATTTCACGCTATGGGCTTAATGTGGAAGATGTACAGCAGACCATTGAAACAGCCATTGGAGGAATGAAAATTACTTCAACTGTGGAAGGAAGGGAGCGTTTTCCAGTGAGGGTACGTTATCCACGCGAACTCAGGGACGATCCTGAAGCATTGGGTAAGATCCTTTTGCCTACACCTACAGGAGCACAAATACCGATCAGCCAGGTGGTGGACTTTGAGTATGTGAGGGGACCACAGGCGATCAAAAGTGAGGAAACCTTTTTGGTGGGTTATGTACTATTTGACAAAAGGGACGGATACTCGGAAGTTGGAGTGGTGAATGATGCCCAGGCAGCTATTCAGGAAAGAATAGATACAGGTGATTTAGTCGTTCCTGCCGGGGTCAGCTACAAGTTCTCAGGAAGCTATGAAAATCAGGTAAGGGCTGAAAAGAGGCTTTCAATCATTGTTCCGTTGGTATTGGGTATCGTCTTCCTCATCCTTTACTTCCAATTCAAGTCTGTAGCGACTTCATTAATGGTGTTTACTGGTATTGCCATGGCATTTAGTGGAGGCTTTATCATGCTATGGTTGTATGGCCAGACCTGGTTTGCGGACTTCTCCCTTTTCGGTACGAATTTCCGAGACTTGTTCCAAATACATACTATCAATTTGAGCGTGGCTGTTTGGGTCGGGTTTATTGCCTTGTTTGGTATAGCCACTGATGATGGGGTATTAATGGCTACTTATTTAGATCAAAGTTTTAATCGTAATAAAACAGACAGTCTGAAAGGAATAAGAGCGGCAACAGTGGAAGCTGGTCAACGAAGAATAAAACCTGCCGTGATGACCTCCGCCACCACCATCATTGCCTTGCTGCCTATACTTACCTCAACGGGTCGCGGAGCAGACATCATGATCCCAATGGCTATTCCAGCATTCGGAGGTATGTTCTTCGCAGCCGTCACCTTCTTCATCGTGCCGGTTTTATACGCTATGAGGGAAGAAAGAAAATTTAAAAAGACACAATCATGA
- a CDS encoding HYC_CC_PP family protein produces MQRFRKISAILLSILVLLSSTSFTLGMHFCMGQLENIAFFSGAEPCEMATQKSPCATDKHDPDCEHQQVTKKGCCEDQAVVMEGHEDLTQVSKVAVPDFQMIAVLYAVVSFLFRAPAVDYYSFNDYSPPLIERDIIVLVQSFLI; encoded by the coding sequence GTGCAACGTTTTAGAAAAATATCGGCCATCCTGCTTTCCATATTGGTGCTGCTCAGTTCCACGAGCTTCACCCTTGGGATGCACTTTTGCATGGGGCAGTTGGAGAACATTGCATTCTTTTCAGGAGCTGAGCCCTGCGAAATGGCCACACAGAAATCACCTTGTGCCACGGATAAGCATGATCCAGATTGCGAACATCAGCAGGTCACTAAAAAGGGTTGTTGCGAAGACCAGGCTGTAGTAATGGAAGGACATGAAGACCTTACCCAAGTGTCCAAAGTGGCGGTTCCTGACTTTCAAATGATCGCAGTGCTCTACGCTGTGGTATCGTTTCTTTTCAGAGCCCCTGCAGTTGATTATTATTCGTTTAACGACTATTCCCCCCCATTGATTGAGCGTGACATTATTGTACTCGTTCAGTCCTTCCTTATTTAA
- a CDS encoding YceI family protein, which produces MNTLFRTKGIYPTLVLLILLMFGSFTINSQGSKVWLITGDSRLELTVGSNVKDFHCQSMDYHGTDTLVQVWEISSGRTIFNGKVTLKASSFDCHNRFMTRDFHNTIKAGEFPTVIIQFEQLVKQPDSDLINGEVIVSLAGKSEKYNVRCKITDYTNDGMHIEGSRSFSLSDFDLEPPQKLFGAIKINDLVLVDFHLVMRYL; this is translated from the coding sequence ATGAATACCCTTTTTAGAACCAAAGGAATTTACCCAACACTTGTGCTGTTGATTTTACTGATGTTTGGAAGTTTCACGATAAACAGTCAGGGCAGTAAAGTTTGGCTCATAACAGGAGATAGCCGACTTGAATTGACCGTAGGCAGCAATGTCAAAGACTTTCACTGCCAGTCAATGGATTACCACGGTACGGACACGCTTGTGCAGGTTTGGGAAATTAGTTCAGGGCGCACCATTTTCAATGGCAAAGTTACCCTGAAGGCATCCTCTTTTGATTGTCATAACCGATTTATGACCAGGGATTTTCACAATACAATAAAGGCTGGTGAGTTCCCAACGGTTATAATCCAGTTTGAGCAGTTGGTGAAGCAACCTGATTCCGACTTGATAAATGGAGAAGTTATAGTTTCCCTGGCGGGAAAGTCTGAAAAATACAATGTTCGATGCAAAATTACAGACTATACCAATGATGGCATGCACATTGAAGGGAGCCGGTCATTTTCACTTTCAGATTTTGATCTGGAGCCGCCTCAAAAATTATTTGGTGCTATCAAAATAAACGATTTAGTTCTGGTTGACTTTCACCTGGTAATGAGGTATTTATGA
- a CDS encoding YceI family protein: MKRFIKIKTYILLLAGVALSLPATAQQHYELMGSQSLKVTGTSTLHDWEMVSEKSEGSASITLSGERIKEIASLSVSIPVNTLKSGKSGMDENAYKALKAKQHPNIHFELTTAQVDDLTIFAGGRLTIAGTARPVEFKVNYLVSGKNIRFKGSLPVTFSQFNMEPPTAVFGTIRTGNDLRISFETIFKQSNN, translated from the coding sequence ATGAAACGATTCATAAAAATAAAAACTTATATCCTGCTTTTAGCAGGAGTGGCGCTTTCCCTACCGGCAACTGCACAACAGCACTATGAGCTGATGGGCAGTCAATCTTTAAAGGTAACAGGAACCTCCACTCTACATGATTGGGAGATGGTTTCTGAAAAATCGGAGGGTTCGGCAAGTATTACGCTGAGCGGTGAGCGGATCAAGGAAATAGCGTCCTTGTCGGTAAGCATACCGGTAAATACGTTGAAAAGCGGCAAAAGTGGGATGGACGAAAATGCCTATAAGGCGCTGAAAGCGAAGCAACATCCTAACATCCACTTTGAGCTTACCACGGCACAGGTGGATGACCTCACCATCTTTGCCGGTGGCAGGCTCACGATTGCCGGTACCGCCAGGCCAGTTGAATTCAAAGTAAACTATCTGGTTTCCGGAAAAAACATTCGCTTCAAAGGAAGCCTGCCCGTGACTTTCAGTCAGTTCAATATGGAACCGCCCACAGCAGTATTTGGCACTATAAGGACAGGGAATGACCTGAGGATTTCTTTTGAAACCATTTTTAAACAATCAAACAATTAA